In Pseudorca crassidens isolate mPseCra1 chromosome 16, mPseCra1.hap1, whole genome shotgun sequence, one DNA window encodes the following:
- the LOC137208415 gene encoding small integral membrane protein 30-like: MISVSTQLFLVPFSLLLVLPVVEAVEAGDAIALLLSVVLSITGISACLGVYA; the protein is encoded by the coding sequence ATGATCTCAGTTTCAACACAATTGTTCCTAGTTcccttttcattgcttttggtGCTGCCGGTTGTGGAAGCAGTAGAAGCCGGAGATGCAATCGCTCTCTTGCTCAGTGTGGTTCTCAGCATTACAGGCATTTCTGCTTGTTTGGGGGTGTATGCATGA